Genomic segment of Umezawaea sp. Da 62-37:
CGCGCCGGAACCGATCACACCGGCCGCCGGCGACCTCCGGCACGCCGCGGGTCCACAACGGACCAGCGGGTCAGTTCACGCAGTCGAGCATGGCATCGACGACATCGAGATCGCCGTCGCCGAGTACGTCGACTGGTGGAACCACCGGTGCGTGCACGGGGAACTGGGCCTGATCCAGCCCGTGGAGTGCGAGACCGATCATCACCACGCCGCCCCCCATCTCCATCACGAGCGGTGATCACAGTCCACATCAAACCCGGTACCTGACAGTTCTCGTGGCCGGTCTTCGAGCTGGCCTGCGGCAAGGCCCGAGTGTGTAACGGATCTTCGCCGCTCCCGATGACCTGCTTGATACCCGCTCAGCAAGGCCACTGATTCCCCGGAGTGCCAATGCCTTTGCGATTGACCCGATCCTGCGTTTCGGTTGCCTTGGCCGCGGGAGTGCTGGCGGGGTGCGGCGGGCAACCAGCGGCCGCCCCCGCGGCCCCCACGACCACGACCGGTTCGACGACGGCGGAGACAGCAGCCGCCACCACGGCCACCTCAGCCCCTGCCCAGCCGCCGCGTGGGCCGCTGCTGGCGACCTGCACCGAGACCTCGGTGACGTTGTCCACTCTGGATCCCGCCACCGGCGCGGCCGCGCCCGTCGCCGAGTTCAGCGCCGCGAATTCCTCCGTGGGCGTCACGACCGGTCCCATGGCGACGTGGAGTGCGTGCACTTCCGGCACGTTGTCGTCCTACCTCGCCCGCCAGGTGTTCGACCCCGATCTCGGTCGCATGGCGGTCAACCTGCGCGTCAGCGAGACCGACAGCGCCCACGTCGGCTGGATCGACGCCACGAGCGGCGCGATGACCGACCTGACAGCCCTGCTGGCGGGAAGCAGCGGTGGTTTCACCGCCCAGCCGCAGCACTCCAACGCCGTGTTCGACCAGGACGGCAACTTCGGGTACTTCGACCAGACCATCGGGGAGTTCATCTGGATCAACCCGGACACCAAGGCCGAGTTGCGATCGGAAAAAGTCGAGAACCCTGGAAACAGGGTTCTTCTGCTGCCGGACGGCTCGGTGAGCAGCAACTCCGGGGGGCTCGACCGCGGCATGGTGCTCACGATCCCGATGCCGGTCGGCGGCGTGCTCGACTCCGCCAGCTCCAGCCCGGTCGTCTGGATCGTCGACCAGTCGCGGGGGCTGCAGATCGGCGAACCGGTCAACGCGCCCAACACCCTGGGCGTCAAGCTCGCGGGCCCGGACGACCCCTCCACCGAGGGCGAGATGGTCCCGATCACCCCGCTCACCGACTACGTGATCCGCTCCGCGGTGTCCGACCCGCAGGCCAAGACCGTGATCTTCACCGCTGACCGGGGCCAGACCCTGGACGTCTTCCGGGTACCGCTCGACGGCTCCGCACAGCCCGTCAAGGTCACCACGCTTCCCAGGACAACACAATCGGTGGCCCTCATCGGCTGGGAATAGGGGCCTTTGCCGGATGTTGGACATCGGACACACTCAGATCCTGCCGATCCGGGTGAACAGGAATACGCACAGATGGCGATGAAGCACCACCCACCGGAGTTCAAGACCGAAGCGGTCGCGCTCTACCGGAACCGACCGGACGCGACGATCAAATCGGTGGCTGACGACCTCGGGGTCAACTCCGAGACGCTGCGCAACACGCCAACGATCATCGTGATCGTCTTCGCCTGCCGCTCCAAGCCGGCCGCCGCACGGTCGAGCACCACCGAAGGCGACCGGCAGCCGACCAGTTCATCCGAACGCAGCCACGCGACCTCGACGTCCTGCTCACGCCGGACATCTCCGACTTCGCTCTGCCGGCGAATCCGCCTTGACGCTGGGACGCGGTCCGCCCCGTGCCGGAAACCGATCATCAGCAGCGGAATGCGGCCGGCGGGTGACCCGAGCAGGGCCGGTGGAGTTCATGGCGAACTCCTCCGGGACAGCCCTCCTGATCGGGTCAACGCCATCAGCCGGGTGTTCCCGGTGCCGGGGCGGCGATCAGGCGCGAACCACCTGGACAAGGCTGGGTGACGTGCTGCCGGTGAACTGGTTCGCACCGACGTAGGTGGCGGTCATCGGGTGCCGGCCGATCGTTAGAGCGGACGTGGTGAACACCGCGTGTCCGGTGCCGTCAAGAGCCACGACAGCGATCGGCACCCGTCGGTCGCTGAACACGACCATGCCGCTCGGCACGGCACTTCCGGTCGCCGCGGTGACCGCGGCGGTGAAGCCGACCGGCTCACCGACTGCGGCGGGATTGACCGAGGAGGTCAGAACAGCAGTGGTGGCGACGGGTTGCCGGACCCCGGTCGGGCGGGTGATCGTGGCGGTGTCCAGGGTCACCGCGGCGGTCCGTGCCATGGCACGACCGTCCACCAGCACTCCGGTGGTGACGGTGATCGAGGCGAGCGCCATGACATTTCCGCGCAGAACCGAATAGGTGCCCAACGTCGCGGAACTGCCGACCAGCCAGAAGACCTCGGCCGAACGGGCTCCGTTGACGAGCACCACGTTGCTCGCCGACGCCGTGGTGAGGGTGGAGGCGGCCTTGAAGATGAACACGGCGTTCGGGTCACCCTGGGCGTCCAGGGTCACCGTGCCCGTGATCCCGAACGTCCCGGCGGGTGACGCGTACACGCCAGGAGTTTTGGTCGTCCCGCCCAGTTCCACCGGCACGGTAGCGGTGGTCGGGCGGCTCGCGGCGTCGTCATAGGCGGCGTCCAGATCGAGTTTGGCCTGCGCCGCGACGTTGTCGGCGGCGTGGACGGTCCCGTTCACCACGCCGGGCGGAAAGCCCGTCACCGAGGTACCGGGGCTCAGTCCGAGATCCCCTGTGGCCACCGTGGCCCCGGTGTTCGTGACCGTTGAACCTGCGAGCACCGCGAAATCGGCGGCTGAGCCCAGCGGAATCGTTTGGGCAGCCGCACCGGCGGTCGCAGGCCCGAGTAAGCCAAACGCGATAGTCGTGAGAACCAGGGTTGAAGCAACTAGGATCTTCGATCGAGCGGTGGTGGAACGATTCATGATTGTTGCAGCTCGATTCGGATTGTTGATGCCCGACTATCGGATTGCCTTCGTCGAGTCTCGATGTCCAGCGTACGCCACAAGCACCCGCCTCGTACCGTTGAGCTTTCCGCCTCGACGACATCGACGGCAGGGCTGTTGTCCCCTGCGGTCGTTGACCAAAGATTCCGTTGAGCAGGGACTTGCGACTCTGTTCGGCACCGCGATTCGTGCCGAACGGGGAGCGCCGTCGCAGCTCTCCCGATCCCTCGCATCTTCGAAAGCGCCTCGACCAAAGCATGTGCAAGGTCGGTGGGCATGTCCGTGTCGATGAGCACTTGACCTCGGACGGACCCGATTGCAATGACATCCGCTTTCCGGATGCGCTGGGTTCCGCTCGCGCAAACCGGAACAACCCGCCTACGTCAAGGACGTCGACGATCGCGATCCCGTTTTCTGATCTCAACGGACGACAGCGAACAAAAAACACCGCCACCGTTCGCGGAACGGCAGATCACGAAATCTCGTCCCCGCGCATGCGGGGATCTTCTTGCAACAGGGGCGCAGGGCCCAGGACATCTGGCCGGCTCCCGCTGGCTTGACCTGCGTGCGGTTCACCCCGAACGGTGGACAGGGGCGTACGAGATTCAGGCTGACCTCTCGTAGTCGTCGGAACCGACCATTCCGAGAGCGGAGTGCCGCCGCACACTGCCGCTGATGGCGTCGAGCATCCCCATCAAGCAGAACGCGTCCACCCTGTGGTTCCACCCGCACGGCATGGGGACCACTACGGAGCAGGTGGCGTCCGGACTGGTCGGGACCCTCATCGTCGACGACGGCTCGCCTGGATCGGCCGCGCTACCCCGCCGCTACGGCGTCGACCAGTTCCCGCTCATCCTGCGGTCGGCGCGGATCAGCCCGACCGGTGTGCTCGGCCACACCAGGGGAGCGGTCTTCGACGACACCACCCGGTTCCCCTTCATGGTCAACGCCGTCCACACGATGTTCGGGGTCACCGAGGTGTGGACGATCGCCAACCATGACGCTGATGCTCATGGTGGTGCACCACTGACCCCGGCCAGGCCCTGGGGGAGCCTGACCGGGGTCGGTGGATCAGCGGGTCAGGCCTCGATCACGACGGGGATGACGACGGGACGGCGGCGGTGGGACCGGTACGCCCAGTTCTGCACCTCGCGGGCGATGACCTGTTCGAGCTTCGCGATGTCGGTGACGTCGCGCCCGGCGGCGTTGGCCAGGGCCTTCTCGATGGCGGCGGTCGCCGGTCGGAAGGTCGAGGCGTCGTGCTCGAAGCCGTGGGCGATGAAGTCCGGGGGCTCGGCGAGCTGCCGGGTGTCGAGGTCGACGAGCGCGACGACGGTGATCACGCCCTCCTCACCGAGGGTGCGGCGCTGGGCCAGCGAGTCCTCGGTGACGCCGCCGACGGTCTGCCCGTCGACGTAGACGTTGTGGATCTCGACCTTGCCGACGATGTTGGCGCGACCCTCGTGCAGGTCGATGACGTGGCCGTTGGCGGCGATGGGCACCCGGTCGCGGTGCACGCCGGTCTTGATCGCCAGTTCGGCGTTGGCCCGCAGGTGGCGCGCCTCGCCGTGCACGGGC
This window contains:
- a CDS encoding transposase, which translates into the protein MAMKHHPPEFKTEAVALYRNRPDATIKSVADDLGVNSETLRNTPTIIVIVFACRSKPAAARSSTTEGDRQPTSSSERSHATSTSCSRRTSPTSLCRRIRLDAGTRSAPCRKPIISSGMRPAGDPSRAGGVHGELLRDSPPDRVNAISRVFPVPGRRSGANHLDKAG
- a CDS encoding ice-binding family protein, with the protein product MNRSTTARSKILVASTLVLTTIAFGLLGPATAGAAAQTIPLGSAADFAVLAGSTVTNTGATVATGDLGLSPGTSVTGFPPGVVNGTVHAADNVAAQAKLDLDAAYDDAASRPTTATVPVELGGTTKTPGVYASPAGTFGITGTVTLDAQGDPNAVFIFKAASTLTTASASNVVLVNGARSAEVFWLVGSSATLGTYSVLRGNVMALASITVTTGVLVDGRAMARTAAVTLDTATITRPTGVRQPVATTAVLTSSVNPAAVGEPVGFTAAVTAATGSAVPSGMVVFSDRRVPIAVVALDGTGHAVFTTSALTIGRHPMTATYVGANQFTGSTSPSLVQVVRA